The Candidatus Polarisedimenticolia bacterium DNA window TTCACCTGCACGCCGTGCTCGCGCTCCACCAGCCCCAGGCAGTCCTGCAGCAACGTCAGCGTCTTGAGCCCCAGGAAGTCCATCTTGAGCAGGCCGATCTTCTCGATCTCGTCCTTGGCGTACTGGGTGATGACCTCCTGGTCCTTGGTCACGCACAGCGGCGCGTACTCGACGATCGGCCGCGGTGAGATTACGACGCCCGCGGCGTGCGTGGAGGCATGGCGGGCCAGCCCCTCGAGGCGGCGGGCGACGTCCAGAAGACGGCGGATCGCTTCATCCCCCTCGTAGGCCGACTTCAGCTGCGGCACCGAGGCGAGGGCCTTGTCGACCGTGGCGTCGAGCTCCGGCGGGACGAGCTTGGCGATCCGGTCGACGTCGCCGTAGGGGATGTCGAGCCCGCGGCCGGCGTCGCGGATGACGGCGCGCGCCGCCATGGTGCCGAAGGTGATGATCTGCGCCACGTTCTCCTGCCCGTACTTGTGGCGCACGTAATCGATCACCTCGCCGCGCCGGCGCATGCAGAAATCGATGTCGATGTCGGGCAGCGACACCCGCTCGGGGTTCAGGAAGCGCTCGAACAGCAGCCCGTACTGCAACGGGTCGATGTCGGTGATGCGCAGGCAATAGGCGACCAGCGAGCCCGCCGCCGATCCGCGCCCGGGTCCGACCGGGATGCCGCGCTCGCGCGCGAAGCGGATGAAGTCCCAGACGATGAGGAAGTAGCCGGGGAAGCCCATCTCCTTCACCATCCGGATCTCGGAGTCGAGGCGCGCGGCGTAGTCCTCCAGCGGGTGGCGCAGCTGGCCTAAGGAGAGCAGCCTCTCCCATTCCGTCCGCCGCCGGTCGAATCCCTCGCGCGCCACCTTCTCGAAGTAGCCGTCCACATCCTGGCCTTCCGGCACGGCGAAGCGCGGCAGGTGGTTGCCGGAGAGCCCCAGGTCGAAATCGCAGCGCTCCGCGATGCGCAGCGTGTTCTCCACCGCCTCGGGAAGGTGCGCGAACACCTTGGCCATCTCGTCGGGAGACTTGAAGTAGTGCTCCTGCGTGTACTTCAGCCGCTCGGGGTCGTTCACCGTCTTGCCGGTCTGGATGCAGACCAGGACCTGGTGCGAGAAATGGTCCTCGCGCTGCAGGAAGTGGCAGTCGTTGGTGCCGACGCGCGGCAATCCGGTGCGCCGGGCGATCGCCTCCAGCCCGCGGTTGACGCGGACCTCCTCGGGGATCCCCTGGTCCTGGACCTCGAGAAAGTAGTTGCCTTCGCCGAAGATGTCGCGCGCCTCGACCGCGGCGCGCTCGGCCCCCTCCTCGTCCCCTTTCATGAGGCGCGTGGCGACCTCGCCGCCGAGGCAGGCGGAGGTGGCGATCAACCCCTCGGCGTGGGCCGCCAGGAGCTCCTTGTCGACCCGCGGCTTGTAGTAGAAGCCGTCCAGGTAGGCCTGGGTCACCAGCTTCAGGAGGTTCTCATACCCCTTGCGGTTCTGGACGAGAAGGATCATGTGGTGATAGGCCTTCTCGCCGTCGCGCGGCGGCGTGCGGTCCTGCCGGCTGCCGGGCGCGACATAGATCTCGCACCCGAGGATCGGCTTGATGCCGCGCTCCTTGCATTTCTCGACGAAGCGGATTGCGCCGAACAGGTTCCCGTGGTCGGTGATGGCGACGGCGGGCATCTTGAAGGCCACGGCCTGATCGACCATCTCCTCGATGCGCTGGGCGCCGTCGAGCAGGGAGAACTGCGAATGGTTGTGCAGATGGACGAAGCTTCGGGAGCTCATCGCGCGTCTCGTGAGGGGTGGTTTGCCGCCGCGCGCGAGGAGCGATCCCCGCCGGACGGTGCGGCCGGCGGGATCCTACCAGAATCTATCGAGGCTCCGATCGGCCTTCGGCGCAAAAAAAATCAGGGAGCGCGGCTCAGGGACGGGAGCCGGGAGGCACCGCGACGATTCCTTGCGGGCGATAGGGATCGGCGCTCCCCATCGACTCGAGCAGGAACGCGACGCGCGCGCGCTCGGCCTCGTTGAGATCGCGGGCGGCGGCGGAAAGCAGCACCGTGACCGCCTCGTCCCGGAGGCCGCGGCCCTGCAGCGCCTCGCCCAGCCCGATCTGGACGGCGGTTTCGGCGGAGCCTTCGCGCAAGGCCGTGCGATACTGCCGCTCGGCCCGCACGTAATCGCCCTGTTCGACAAACTGGCGGCCCAGGAGTCGGTGGGTGCGCTGGTGCAGCGGGTTCCCGTCGCGCAGCCGGATCCAAAAGGTGGCGCCCGCAACGATCAGGAGCGCTGCAATGCCCCCCGCCAGGGCCTTCCGGCGAGGGCTCATTCTCGGCTTCCAGTTCCCAGGATGAACGGAAGGCGCATCCTCCCCCGCCCGAGGCGCTCCGCGGAGCCAGTCGCTCGGATCGATTCCGCCATTCCATAAGGCAACGATCAGGACCAATAGGAAAGGCACGAACTCCAGGGGAATGGCGTAGAGGATGTACCAGACGATCTGCAGCGCGTTGTACTCCCAGGGCAGCAGGACGACCCATCCCTGCATCTCATAGAGGGATTTCGCGTCATGCATCGCGCAGGAAATCGCCGCCACGGTCAGGTCCTGGGCGAGCGCCATGCTGGCCAGGAGAGCGAAGCGCCGGACGCGTCGCCGCCACGGAATCGACCAGGAGACGAGAAGAAGCGCCGCGATGAGCGCCAGGTGGGAATGCTGGTTTTCCGGCCGTGTCGCGGAGGCGGGCTGACCCTCGAAATGGGCGATCCACTTCAGGACAGGACGGACGACCGCGGCAATTCCTCGCCAGTAGCCTGTCTCGATGCCGGCGGATTCGGGCAGCGCCTCGAATGCGAGATAAATCGCAAACGCCGCCGTCGCGCGGAGCGCCTCGCGCAGCAGCGGCAGGCGGCGCGCTTCAGGGGCTGACGGGAGA harbors:
- the dnaE gene encoding DNA polymerase III subunit alpha, translated to MSSRSFVHLHNHSQFSLLDGAQRIEEMVDQAVAFKMPAVAITDHGNLFGAIRFVEKCKERGIKPILGCEIYVAPGSRQDRTPPRDGEKAYHHMILLVQNRKGYENLLKLVTQAYLDGFYYKPRVDKELLAAHAEGLIATSACLGGEVATRLMKGDEEGAERAAVEARDIFGEGNYFLEVQDQGIPEEVRVNRGLEAIARRTGLPRVGTNDCHFLQREDHFSHQVLVCIQTGKTVNDPERLKYTQEHYFKSPDEMAKVFAHLPEAVENTLRIAERCDFDLGLSGNHLPRFAVPEGQDVDGYFEKVAREGFDRRRTEWERLLSLGQLRHPLEDYAARLDSEIRMVKEMGFPGYFLIVWDFIRFARERGIPVGPGRGSAAGSLVAYCLRITDIDPLQYGLLFERFLNPERVSLPDIDIDFCMRRRGEVIDYVRHKYGQENVAQIITFGTMAARAVIRDAGRGLDIPYGDVDRIAKLVPPELDATVDKALASVPQLKSAYEGDEAIRRLLDVARRLEGLARHASTHAAGVVISPRPIVEYAPLCVTKDQEVITQYAKDEIEKIGLLKMDFLGLKTLTLLQDCLGLVEREHGVQV